The window AGTCAACTGGGCCACTGGTCAATGGTCGACCGAGCAACTAGAATCGAAGCGAACCGTGAACGAGGGAACCAGGTGGTGCGTGGGTGCTCTTTTAACAACTCGCGCATAAGGCGCCAATTAGGAGGACCGTACGCCCTGAGCATCAAATTGTATAACGGGGCTCCTATACGGGTCGTCCACTAGGGGAGCTCCTAATCAGCGCATTCGGCGCCCGTTACGCGCGCCGGCGCTCACAGAAACCTGTAATGGGTTGTGGCCCAAAAAACTTCGCTCTCACCGCGAGAAGGAGAAGGGTTTACATAGGTGGACTGCGAGTCGAACTCCAGTCGCCAGCGTCCATATCAATCACATTAACAAGCCGGCCAAACTTAGTTCGTTGATTGCTTGAAGAAACAGCTCTATTTGACACTTCTTTCCGTACAAACCTTAAAACATATACCAATATTATATATCCTCTATAAATTATTTGAAAAAAGAAAAGGTTGTACCAATTGAAAAAAATCGCAAAAATGGAAataattcatgaatttgaaatattCCATCGATTTTTAAAAAATCAGAATATTTGAaagaagttcattgaatttgaaaaaaaaagttcatcggatttgaaaaaaatcattgagttggaaaaatgttcaccaaaattgaaaaagttcatcaaattttgacGGTGGCGTGTCTGCAACGGGGGGCAAGTGGTGGCGACGGCGCGCTGATGTGACACTTTTACGGGAAGGGCCATCTTTCCATAGACAAGAGGAAGTTTGGAAGAATTTACGAGATCCTATATAATTTTTGTGTGTTTACAAAACTGTTGGAGAGCTTTTTTTTTTTTTGGATAGGAAGCAACTCTGACTGTTCCGATTCTACAGCGGCAGTGCCGTAGACCGGAGAGGCAGCCAGCGGAGCAGCTGACTTCCCTCGCCAAAGTCAGACTGGCCAGATTGCTGGAAACTCATAACGGTACGTGCCGAGTAAAACATTACCACCGTGTCACGTAGGGCAACCACGAAATTTCAGCGGCTGCGTTTTTTTCAGCACTAATTGTCAACCCTAACCCACCGAGTGATGGCTGAAGATGTATGGTAGCCGTACCTCTCTGGAACAAAGGTACACTTAACCCACACTTTTTTTTTTGCGGCAAAAAAAAGGCCCACTTATCTTAGTGAAATTCCTGAATGCTCCACTCATCACTAGTGGTCGtcatccctcaaaaaaaaaaatcacTAGTGGTCGTCGCCTGTCGCATCAGGAAACCCACGACCGTTCCCGGCGAGCTGCCGTCCAGATGTTTCTTTTCGTATCAATCTTGCTTGTACGTAACGGGGAAAGCAACCGGTTGCTATTGCAATCGTGACGCCCTCTCCTCCACGGCAAAATGCAGCAGCCGGTTGCTTATTTTGGCTAGTCCGACATATTTTTAGGACGCTTCTCTTCTCTAGATGCTCGGGGAGTGTGTGGCTCGCAGGCTGCTCATCATactaataaaaaagaaaaagaaaaagaagaaagaacgTGAAACGCAGGCTGCGTACGCTGCTGGAGTGAAGCTCGCAAGCGTAGACGCGGTTGACGTTCACGTACCAATTCGCAACGTGCACGCGCCGACTGCAGTTTGACCAAGCCCTAGTTGGACTTGGACAAAAGGGTCAGACGCTCACACAAAGAGGTCATGTCAATCACTGCCCCCCGCCATCCGGAGAACCCTATATAAACAGCAGCGAACCATCGGGAACTTGACATCGATCACACGGGCTAGCCACAGAGCAACGAACTCGAGTCATCAGCAACGAACCATGGCGCGGGTGCTGGCTCTCGGCGCCGCCGCGGCTCTCCTCCTCCTGGCAGTGGCATCGACCATGGCGGCCGCGCAGAACTGCGGGTGTGCCGCGACCGAGTGCTGCAGCCGCTGGGGGTTCTGCGGCACCACCGGCGAGTACTGCGGCACGGGCTGCCGCTCGGGCCCCTGCACCGTGCCCGTCACCAACAACGTGTCCGTGCCCGCCATCGTCACGCCGGCCTTCTTCGGCGCGCTCGTCGCCCAGGCCGCcgacgactgcgccgccaagggcttCTACACCCGCGACGCCTTCCTCACGGCGCTCGGCGGGTACCCCGCCTTCGGCCGCACCGGCTCCGACGACGACTCCAAGCGGGAGATCGCCGCCTTCTTCGCCCACGTCAACCACGAGACCATAAGTAAGCTCGCCGCGCACGCCGACTGGAACGTACTCCATCAGTTCACCACGCCTCCTGAGTCCTGACCATGAGCTTGTACTACGAAATGAATTGCAGAGTTCTGCTACATCGACGAGATCAACGGGCCGAGCAAGAACTACTGTGACCCTACGAACGCGGAGTGGCCGTGCGCCGCCGGGAAGGGCTACTACGGCCGCGGGCCGCTGCAGATCTCGTGGAACTACAACTACGGGGCGGCGGGACAGAGCCTCGGCTTCGACGGGCTCAACGACCCGGACGCCGTGGCGCGGAGCCCCGTCTTGGCGTTCCAAGCGGCGCTCTGGTACTGGATGAACAGCGTGCACGACGTCATCGTCTCCGGCCAGGGGTTCGGCGCCACCATCAGGGTCATCAACGGCGCGCTCGAGTGCAACGGCAAGAACCCCAGCGCCGTCAACGACCGCGTCGCCTTCTACAAGCAGTTCTGCCAGCAGTTCGGCGTCGATCCGGGGACCAGCCTCACCTGCTAAGCTCACTGTTTAGGACATCTCGTCTACTTATTCTTGGTTGTTGCATATGTGCGTGCATCTGATTCGGACCGACATATTCAGGATAAAATTGCTTTCGGATTTGATACTATACTTGTTAATTGAGATAAATACGCTAGTGGTGCTTTTAATTTGTCATTCACTTTAGTGCCCTAAACTCGAAAAATACACCGAACTGGTTCTAAAACTTGGCACGGACGTGCAAATACGGTGCTAATCAATCTGTAGACATAAAATGCACCCACGTATTATTATTTAAGTACTATATATGACTCTATGACCAATGAGCCCGCCCGTCAGTACATTGGAGAAATTAGTAATGTAAAAATGCGACGGACAGGAATCGAACAAGCAACCTATTGCCAGCCCACTAGTTGCGCTAGCCACTATACCAAGCACGTACTGAACATATAAAAGGGCCACTTAATTTATATGAATTATTTATATTATACAAACATTGTTATAATTCATATATATTATTTCATGACTGTCTATTTTAAATATTCGTATATCATTGTTAAATATAACCCATGACTGTGTATTTTCAATTTTTGTTTACAAACAGTTTGAAACACTCATATATTATATTTAAAATAGTTTTTTTCCAAATAATTAGTTAAtatttctaaaataatttttttatcGCATACCTCTATATATTTATTTTGTGTGCACACAGATATTTTTTAGCATGAGGTAATTATAAATAACACATGAACACTTGAATCTAACTTTTATTATTAGATTATTATTTACATTTAAAAAAATGTGTGCAGCATGGGCCACCTGGCTGAAGCCAATTTATGTACATAAGAGTTTTTTTTTGTGGGGGGCCATAAGAGTTTTTTGTTTAAATACATAATAGCAGAGGGAGTATGTTTGTCAAAAAAGTACGTTGGATTAAGCGGCTAGCGCAAGCATCGCCCCAAGGGTCAGGTAACAGGTTCGACTCACGCAGTGCTCATTTTTATCTTAGTCAGTAATTACTGGCAGACGGCCCCACTACTCATAGAGTCATAGTGCTTAAGAATTTCTTATCTCGTAACTACGAATGCGCCCCACGCCATGTCAATGCCACGTCGACGCATATTACGTCTAGGGACAACATTAGCACTGTATTTGCTCGTTCGTGCCAAGTTTTAAAACCAGTTCAGTGTATTTTTCAAGTTTAGGCATCAAAGTGAACGTCTGTGGCAAGTTCAAGCACCACTAGTGTATTCACCTCTTGTTAATTCAATAATTTTTGGACGCCAATATATTGACCTGACGCTCGGTCTGGCGACCACCCACGAAAGGTTCATCAGCAGGAAAGAAGCTATCGATCGAACGAGATCATTCCCTTCGGTCTTCTTGTAGCGCGGACACGAAGCCTTAggcagtacttcctccgttccaaaatagatgacccaactttatactaattttactacggagggagtaatacttaGACATACTTTAAATATGTAAAAAGAAAATACAAATAAAAAGTAATGATTTGTATACTAAAAAATCCCATGAAGTTCAGCATGGATCCGGTGAAAAAATGGCTTAAAAACTATATTTACCAAAAAGGCACTTAGAGTAGAGAAAACAAAAACTAAAAGATGGCATACATAAAAAATTTCAAAACATAGTCATTTGAACTTAAGTTGCCAATGTGTTTTCATGATATGATGCAAAAGAGAATGaataaaaatgtaaaaaaaagAGTGTCATGATAAAAAAATTGCCATAGTGTGTTTAAATTTGAGTCATTCGAACTTAAGTTGCCAATGTGTTTTCATGATATGATGCAAAAGGGAAGGAATACAAATATAAAAAAAGTGTCATGATAACAAAATTGCCATAGTGTGTTTAAATTTGCTATggtgttcaaaaaattgaaatgtgCCATGGTGCAAAAAAGAAAAATTGTGATGCTATGAAAATAAATTGCCATGGTACAAAAGTAAAAGAAAAGGAGGGTACGCCTGGCATAGTGGTGAAGTCCCCCTCACTTGTGCCAAGAGGTTCtcggttcgaaccagcctctccgcattgtattgtagcatgggtaagactaggttcctataatccctccgcagacccaccttgtgtgggagtttctatgcactgggtctgtccttttacAAAAGTAAAAGAAAAAACTTTACCGTGATAGATAATGTAAAAAGAAGATACCATGGATTGTTTTTAGTAAGATTTGCCATGGTACAAACGAAAAATTGCCATTGTCCATGAAAAATAAATTCCCCATCGTATTTAAAAGCAAAATTTGCCATGCTCAAAAGATTTTTTTTAAGGCAGAAAAAGGAAAATAGTCCTAGCAATTTGCATTTGTATAAGGCGGCAAAAAATGTTGGTTAAAGTGTACAATTTTGTTTAGTAATAATTGCCATGTTTCATAAAAGTAAATTTACCATTGTCCATGGAAAAGATTTCCCATGAACATTGAAAAAGTAAACTTGCCATGGATGTAAAGTACATTTGCCATGGCAATTAAAGGATGAATGCCATGAAAAAATTAAAAGGTAAATTTGCCATGAGTGATAAAAAGTTAATTTTCCATGTACGTGAAAGTAAAATTGACGTGGAGAATATAGCAAAATTTTCcatggcaaaataaattaatattTGACATGTCATTAAAAGTAACATTGCCATGGCAAAAGCAGACTAAAATTTGCCATGGAAAATGAAGTAAATTTTTCATGCTACAAAGTAAATTTGACATGTTCTTAAAAGGAAAAATGCTTATGAAGATCAAATTTTCATACATTTGTCCCGTGACTATTCTATTTTTTTTCAAACTATGCTACGAGGTATGAGACACACTTTGGCATTgtccaaaaataaagaaaaaagttGCCATGGTCGATTACGTGAATTCTCCATGGACCATAGAAAAAAAGAAGTTTGACATTGTCATAAAAAAAGGAAATTTGCA is drawn from Triticum dicoccoides isolate Atlit2015 ecotype Zavitan chromosome 6B, WEW_v2.0, whole genome shotgun sequence and contains these coding sequences:
- the LOC119321818 gene encoding chitinase 6-like; translation: MARVLALGAAAALLLLAVASTMAAAQNCGCAATECCSRWGFCGTTGEYCGTGCRSGPCTVPVTNNVSVPAIVTPAFFGALVAQAADDCAAKGFYTRDAFLTALGGYPAFGRTGSDDDSKREIAAFFAHVNHETIKFCYIDEINGPSKNYCDPTNAEWPCAAGKGYYGRGPLQISWNYNYGAAGQSLGFDGLNDPDAVARSPVLAFQAALWYWMNSVHDVIVSGQGFGATIRVINGALECNGKNPSAVNDRVAFYKQFCQQFGVDPGTSLTC